A single genomic interval of Spinacia oleracea cultivar Varoflay chromosome 6, BTI_SOV_V1, whole genome shotgun sequence harbors:
- the LOC130463369 gene encoding uncharacterized protein, with protein MIEGGVKVQWSHYIWNRLTVPKHRFILWLAIQGKLKTKDRLHQYGIGTDDLCPICGRETESSIHLFFDCCFSTECKKAVLTWVGIPGRDLGLFPLLRKTERYTKGDFRRKVMYTVIAGLVYHVWKARNESVWLLKTPTVNQVVKNVQTDVRGRIQNIMGRKVSSRDRDWFSSL; from the coding sequence ATGATTGAGGGGGGTGTGAAGGTCCAATGGTCTCATTATATTTGGAACAGGTTAACTGTCCCTAAACACAGGTTCATCCTGTGGTTAGCTATCCAAGGCAAACTGAAAACAAAGGATAGACTGCATCAATATGGAATAGGAACTGATGATTTGTGTCCCATCTGTGGTAGAGAAACTGAGTCAAGCATTCATCTGttctttgattgttgttttagtaCTGAATGTAAGAAGGCTGTGCTCACTTGGGTTGGCATTCCTGGTAGGGATCTAGGCCTGTTCCCCCTTCTCAGAAAGACTGAAAGATACACTAAGGGTGACTTTAGAAGGAAAGTAATGTACACAGTGATTGCTGGTCTTGTGTACCATGTTTGGAAGGCTAGGAATGAAAGTGTGTGGCTGTTGAAGACCCCCACTGTGAATCAAGTGGTCAAGAATGTGCAGACTGATGTTAGAGGCAGAATCCAGAACATCATGGGTAGGAAAGTGAGTTCCAGAGATAGGGATTGGTTTTCTTCACTCTAG
- the LOC110805247 gene encoding uncharacterized protein has translation MEDSFRVRVDKTFGSLSCSSTAYAPSSSSQTLTSSLWCLTDDEIQKRQCPPESDASFPAEDDGVFPSNVDKCFFAAAVKNKSVSSEINPNPSPSGLVCGKEDLTELENDGGSGKSASSRFCEDAGGDEDELDVRNSIGKDSTLDFEEEEDEYDKLAVGCEKVSHHLYISDVTDCTSHMNSYNELPDTFKEASRDPRANHLAAKLRLKEDAETARSFNSLHVSEQTEDVSVAQNNAPEDANLPKSILKRKGDQIDLNIGKCVRFEPILSDDHIPSEDGNKIVMSDYTSFKEPSLQYDSSLVPDYIRHPLRYTHYTFDSSSDMNEKANRQAYMDFLNVVKKSKSEPDEAPADLTKPVIFNPKKKGGDACMISSHTIDQEMEESLHKKTFPLIIAAGNTEDNDASVMEVDESETPVLKVGSGKRTARKYRNKLTALSNEPDT, from the exons ATGGAAGACAGTTTCAGAGTTCGAGTTGACAAAACCTTTGGTTCTCTCTCCTGCTCTTCTACTGCTTAtgctccttcttcttcttcccaaaCCCTAACTTCCTCTCTCTGGTGTCTCACCGACGACGAGATTCAGAAGCGTCAATGCCCTCCAGAATCCGATGCTTCCTTCCCCGCCGAAGACGACGGTGTTTTTCCATCCAATGTTGACAAATGCTTCTTCGCGGCGGCGGTTAAGAATAAATCAGTGTCGTCTGAGATCAACCCTAACCCTAGTCCCAGTGGTTTGGTTTGCGGTAAAGAGGATCTAACCGAGCTCGAGAATGATGGAGGAAGCGGGAAAAGCGCGTCGAGTCGGTTTTGTGAGGATGCGGGTGGTGATGAGGATGAATTGGATGTTAGGAACTCTATTGGCAAGGACTCTACCCTTGATTTTGAG GAAGAAGAGGATGAATATGACAAGCTGGCTGTTGGATGTGAAAAAGTTAGTCATCATTTGTACATTTCTGATGTGACTGATTGCACGTCTCATATGAATTCCTATAATGAGCTTCCTGACACATTCAAGGAGGCCTCAAGAGACCCCCGTGCTAATCATTTGGCTGCAAAGCTTAGGCTTAAAGAAGATGCGGAAACAGCAAGAAGTTTCAATTCTTTGCATGTTTCTGAACAAACTGAGGATGTTTCTGTTGCTCAGAATAATGCTCCTGAAGATGCAAACCTTCCCAAGTCAATATTGAAGAGAAAAGGTGATCAGATTGATTTGAACATTGGAAAATGTGTGCGGTTTGAGCCCATCTTAAGCGATGATCACATCCCATCTGAAGATGGTAATAAAATTGTCATGTCAGACTACACTTCTTTTAAAGAACCGTCTTTGCAATATGATTCTTCATTGGTACCAGATTATATACGACATCCTTTGAGGTATACTCATTATACATTTGATTCATCAAGTGATATGAATGAAAAAGCAAATCGTCAGGCATACATGGACTTCCTTAATGTGGTGAAAAAGTCCAAGTCAGAACCTGATGAAGCTCCTGCTGATCTTACAAAACCTGTGATATTCAATCCGAAGAAAAAAGGTGGTGATGCTTGTATGATTTCTAGCCACACCAttgatcaagaaatggaggaatcATTGCACAAGAAAACCTTCCCTCTAATTATTGCTGCTGGGAACACTGAAGATAATGACGCTTCTGTAATGGAGGTTGATGAGTCAGAAACTCCAGTCCTGAAAGTTGGCAGTGGAAAACGAACAGCTCGTAAATATCGCAACAAACTTACTGCGCTGTCTAATGAGCCTGATACTTGA
- the LOC110779767 gene encoding uncharacterized protein, whose product MPTYAPSMFLGDSDGEGISLVLYFKLSDKIDQEIPSDFIDSIKMVQTPLRVAAGYNDVEIVEVLLNWMGLEKVEPEARNMSGETPLHMGARRMTGMKLLSCFFLMVLLWRPRLMKNSRTLKLSKFGTSYQLPRFLHLQGNLMLGLGNIPWTS is encoded by the exons ATGCCTACATATGCTCCTTCAATGTTCCTGGGTGACAGCGATGGTGAAGGCATAAGTCTGGTGCTGTATTTCAAGCTATCTGACAAAATCGACCAAGAAATTCCATCAGACTTCATAGACAGCATCAAG ATGGTGCAAACTCCTCTTCGTGTTGCTGCTGGCTATAATGATGTTGAGATTGTTGAAGTTTTGCTGAATTGGATGGGATTGGAGAAGGTTGAGCCGGAAGCAAGGAATATG TCTGGGGAGACTCCATTACACATGGGCGCGAGAAGAATGACTGGAATGAAGTTGTTAAGCTGCTTCTTTCTCATGGTACTTTTGTGGAGGCCAAGGCTAAT GAAGAATTCAAGAACACTCAAGTTATCAAAGTTTGGGACATCTTACCAGCTTCCAAGATTCCTACACTTGCAAGGGAACTTGATGCTTGGTTTGGGAAATATACCATGGACTTCATGA